The following coding sequences are from one Acidobacteriota bacterium window:
- a CDS encoding DUF2892 domain-containing protein, whose translation MTIERILRGIAGVFVLVSVVLGYFHSPLWFLFTIFVGINLFQSAFSNWCPMKSFLRMLGLKSCEELIRRAKEPSVNGDQIK comes from the coding sequence ATGACGATTGAAAGAATATTACGTGGTATCGCAGGAGTCTTCGTTCTGGTCAGCGTCGTCCTGGGATATTTTCATTCACCACTCTGGTTTTTGTTCACCATCTTTGTAGGGATCAACCTGTTCCAGTCAGCCTTCAGCAACTGGTGCCCGATGAAATCATTCCTGAGAATGCTTGGATTGAAAAGCTGCGAAGAACTGATCAGACGGGCAAAAGAACCATCCGTGAACGGGGATCAGATCAAATAG